A stretch of DNA from bacterium:
GAAGGGCCAGAAGTAAAAAGATCACACCGACTATAATGATGGTTGTAAGATCCTTGAGGGGAGAGGAGCTTAATTCAACTTCCGCTAGTGGGCCGGAAGAAACCGTTACAGGTTCTTTTGCAGGTCGCTGTTCAGCTGCCAACCGGAGTAACCTCATCCTCCTCAGCTCGAGGCTGGATCACTCTTTTGCTTAGCCAGTACACACCCGCCAGGTCCGCCAGCCCCACCCATAACCTGCTGTTGATGCCGCCGCCGTATTTGCTCGTGCCAGAGAACCGCGGCCGATGATTGACCGGAACCTCGGCGACGGCAAACCCGTTCATCACAAGCAACGCCGGGAAGAAACGGTGAAAATTCCTGAAAAGGTGAATATCCTCAAGGCAGTGCCGCCTGAACACACGCATCGAGCATCCCACATCGGTCGTTTTATCCTTCAAGATGGTTGATCTGACCCCGTTGGCTATTTTACTGGACATACGCCTGACCCAGTTGTCATGCCTGTCAACGCGAATTCCGCTCACCATATCGGCATCCATCGTTTCGATCTGCTGCAGCAAAAGGGGCAGGTCCGCTGGGTCGTTCTGGCCGTCACCGTCAAGTGTGCCGATGTACTTCCCGGATGCTACGGAAAAACCAAGCTTCAAAGCGGCTGACTGTCCCAGACGCTCCCGGCTGTGTATCGTTCTCATGGAACTGTTTTTGGCCGCAGCTCCCTTAAGAACGGAGCCGGTGCTA
This window harbors:
- a CDS encoding glycosyltransferase family 2 protein; the protein is MKISVVVPFFNEEECAGEVCEEILQVLSPVFGDDWELIAVDDGSEDSTGSVLKGAAAKNSSMRTIHSRERLGQSAALKLGFSVASGKYIGTLDGDGQNDPADLPLLLQQIETMDADMVSGIRVDRHDNWVRRMSSKIANGVRSTILKDKTTDVGCSMRVFRRHCLEDIHLFRNFHRFFPALLVMNGFAVAEVPVNHRPRFSGTSKYGGGINSRLWVGLADLAGVYWLSKRVIQPRAEEDEVTPVGS